One window of Acidimicrobiia bacterium genomic DNA carries:
- a CDS encoding glutaredoxin family protein: protein MNKKIDGSSSREIDFYWRPGCPFCMSLESKLKKEDIKLNKFNIWEDESASAKVRSVANGNETVPTINVNGTFLVNPSMKEVVKLLS, encoded by the coding sequence ATGAATAAGAAAATTGATGGTAGCTCCAGTAGAGAAATTGATTTCTACTGGAGGCCAGGTTGCCCATTCTGTATGTCACTGGAATCAAAACTAAAAAAAGAAGATATTAAACTGAATAAATTTAACATTTGGGAAGACGAGAGTGCGTCAGCCAAAGTTAGATCTGTAGCAAATGGGAATGAAACAGTTCCAACTATAAATGTTAATGGTACATTTTTAGTTAATCCTTCTATGAAAGAAGTAGTGAAATTATTAAGCTAA